CATCATCCATTCGCCGAGATCGGTACTCATACCCTGTCCTCCTTGGTCTCCGCCTCCGCGTCGAAAGCGCGTTTGCCACGTCGCTTCCAAAGCGCGAGAAGATCCCCGGCATCATCGCTGCGCGCCTTCGCCACCAGGTCGAGCATCGCGCCGTAAAGGGTGGCGCGATCGTCATCGGCGAGATCGACCAGACCGGCTTTCTGGACGAGGCCACCCAGCTCGATCAGGTGACGGGTGCGCGTGCGACGTTCCACCACCCACTCCCTCGTATCGGTTCGCCGTTGTCCGCCTTCAGCTCTGCGCGTCGCTTGCGCGACCCGCGCCAGCGCCTTGTCCGTCGCTGCCAGATGATCCCGAAGCCTTGCGTCCCCGTCGTTGAAAG
The window above is part of the Sphingomonas sp. AP4-R1 genome. Proteins encoded here:
- a CDS encoding conjugal transfer protein TraD, giving the protein MERRTRTRHLIELGGLVQKAGLVDLADDDRATLYGAMLDLVAKARSDDAGDLLALWKRRGKRAFDAEAETKEDRV